Below is a window of Methanobacterium sp. Maddingley MBC34 DNA.
ATAGACTTGAAAGTAATAATTTTACATTGTAAAAAGAGAGGGCTCTGTTAAAGGATTAGATATTAAAACACGATTTTTAATTTCCTTAATTGAAGCGAGGTTCAATTGGAATGAAAGTCATCAGGGATATAGATAAATGTATTCACTGCGGAATGTGTGAAATGGTCCTCTGTCCTGTAGGAAGTGCCTGGAGAAGTTTAGAGGAAGGTAAGTGCATTGGCTGTGGAGCTTGTGTCATGGCCTGTCCCGAGACTGCCCTTATAACCAGAGAAGATAATTTAATCACTGCGTCTGTTGAAAAAACAGTTTATGTTAATGGTGAAAAAATAAAAACATCGGGCTTTATTAAGGATGCCCTACATGATGCAGGGGTGATAATCAGTGAATTTCCATTCAAAACCTCTGAAAGTAATTTGAAACCAACAAGTACCATGCCCTGCCTTTCAGGAGGTTGCTGGTCATGTGCAGTTAAAGTTAATGGTAAATACGCTCTTTCATGTATCACACCATTATGTGAAGGTATGAAGATTGAATTACTCCACCAGATGCCAGCGTTACGGGTTGTGAGTGGTTTCGGTGCCCATACTGTAGGTGGAGTGGGAACTCCTTACCATCTTAAAAAAAGTGGAAGCCCAATAGAAATAGCCTGTTTCACCCATGGATGTAACCTGCGCTGCCCCCAGTGCCAGAATTATGGTATGGCCTTTACTGCGGGAGGACACCTCATGGAAGCGGAAGAAACTGCCATGATACTCCTTGGACTCCAGAAACAATACCAGGTTGACCGGATAGCAATATCTGGCGGTGAAAGCACCTTAAATCCCCACTGGCTTCTGGAATTAATTAGTAGTATCCGTGATGCAGATAGTGATGTTCACATCCACGTGGACACCAACGGAACGGTACTCACCACTCCCTACATTGACCAACTGGTTAAAGCCGGAATGACAGAATTAGGAGTGGATCTTAAGGGAATTCACAACAGCACCTTCCAGAGGATAACTGGTCTTACTGATACTAAACTGGCAGATAAATACCTTAAAACATCATGGTCTGCGGTGGAATATGTTATTAAAAAATATCATGAGGATTTATTCCTGGGAATTGGCATACCCTATAATCAAGACCTTATCTCCCTGGAAGAAGTGGGGGAAATGGGAAGAAAGATAGTGAATTTGAAGGATGATGTTCAGGTGTGCGTGCTTGATTATCAAGGTGAATTCAGGATGAAAAAACTTATATTACCCTCTTATTCGGAGATGATGGAGGTAAAAGAGATTCTCAATAACACTGGACTTAGAACCGTCATTGCCCAAACTCCTGAAGGACATATGGGTCCCTGAAAATAGCCCACTTCCAATATTGATTATAATCTTAAATTTGATTAAATATGACTAAATTTAAGTTTTCAGGTTTTTAAGGGACCTCCAGACCGATTAATGAAATACCAGACAGATCTACATATTTATCGTAAATATTTTATTATAAGTGATGTTAAATGATTATCATGGATTTAATTTGGTTGGTTGCGATTTTCATTCTCTCGGGGATTTTAACCTTCTTATTTAAGAGCATATTCACTCGTCTGGGAGGTAACCTTTACACATCCATCCGTGGAGGCACCCCTCGTGCTGTAGGTATTGCCCCTTTTATAGTTTTGTTATTGTTCTTCCCAGCTCCAGGAAACTATCTAATGGGATTAATAGGGATCTTTGCATTTTTAGATGATATAATTGGAAGAAAAAGGATTAAAGGACTTCCTTTTGAGTTTGGTCAACTTTCAAGGGGCGTGGGGATGCTTCTAGTTATGGTTGTGGGATATTTCTACTTCGGTCCCGTATCGATCCTCATTGCATTGATGATCCAGCCCATGAACATCGCTGACATGCAACCCGGAACTGCAGCATCCACCGTGATAATAATGAGCATATTAATGGCCATTCTTCTTTATCTTACCACTGGAAATCCCTATTCCGCTGCCCTAATTGTGTTGGCAGCCTGTTTAGGATATGCTCCCCTGGATTATCAGGGCAAGATAATGATGGGAGAAGTGGGGAATCATTCCTTTGGTGTTGGTTTAGGAATATTATACACGTTACTTGGAATCAACGTATCGAATTTTCATAACTGGGGAACTGCAGAAACTTTTCTGGTTGTGCTGGTTCTTTTAATAATCACTTCGT
It encodes the following:
- a CDS encoding pyruvate-formate lyase-activating enzyme (PFAM: 4Fe-4S binding domain; Radical SAM superfamily) — its product is MKVIRDIDKCIHCGMCEMVLCPVGSAWRSLEEGKCIGCGACVMACPETALITREDNLITASVEKTVYVNGEKIKTSGFIKDALHDAGVIISEFPFKTSESNLKPTSTMPCLSGGCWSCAVKVNGKYALSCITPLCEGMKIELLHQMPALRVVSGFGAHTVGGVGTPYHLKKSGSPIEIACFTHGCNLRCPQCQNYGMAFTAGGHLMEAEETAMILLGLQKQYQVDRIAISGGESTLNPHWLLELISSIRDADSDVHIHVDTNGTVLTTPYIDQLVKAGMTELGVDLKGIHNSTFQRITGLTDTKLADKYLKTSWSAVEYVIKKYHEDLFLGIGIPYNQDLISLEEVGEMGRKIVNLKDDVQVCVLDYQGEFRMKKLILPSYSEMMEVKEILNNTGLRTVIAQTPEGHMGP
- a CDS encoding UDP-N-acetylmuramyl pentapeptide phosphotransferase/UDP-N-acetylglucosamine-1-phosphate transferase (PFAM: Glycosyl transferase family 4), producing MIIMDLIWLVAIFILSGILTFLFKSIFTRLGGNLYTSIRGGTPRAVGIAPFIVLLLFFPAPGNYLMGLIGIFAFLDDIIGRKRIKGLPFEFGQLSRGVGMLLVMVVGYFYFGPVSILIALMIQPMNIADMQPGTAASTVIIMSILMAILLYLTTGNPYSAALIVLAACLGYAPLDYQGKIMMGEVGNHSFGVGLGILYTLLGINVSNFHNWGTAETFLVVLVLLIITSFTIAFLRHKNLKNFLENNLQIHNPTFGDLFMDVLTGGGLGDLLRKVILRNKKLTIKNRFLIFLGFRRLTYNPYAT